The genomic interval TTCAACATTAACAAGTTTACTAGTAATAATGCTGTCTTTAGGAACAGCATTTCTGTCTTTACATTTTCTACTCAGCTTTTCTAAGAGGCAAAATCTAATGATGAAGTACCAACTGTATAGATGAAAACCTTAGTACAAAAAAGTAAAACGATCATCTAGAAGGAaagttggggggtgcctgggtggctcagtcggttaagcatctgacttcagctcaggtcatgatctcatggttcatgggttcgagccccatgttgggccctgcgctgacagctcagagcctggagcctgcttcggattctgtgtctccctctctccctctctctgcctctccccaacttgtgttctgtctctctctcaaaaataaataaaatgtaaaaaaaaaaaaaaaaaattttaaaaggaaagttggGCCAGGATGTAGAAGTTCATTTTTTGCTAGATACTTGGAAATAAGAAGTGACAGCAAGGCAAGGAAAgaaagttatgatttttttttttttttttttttttttagaattagcATTAAACCCGAAGgcgaaaacaaacaaaacaaaataagaatccTGTGTTCAACTTCTGGCATGTCATTCCCCCTCTGAGCCCATCTCTTGCACTTGGAGAGGGGCTGACAGTACTTACCCCATAGGGTTATGAGGAGTGAGTCATGGTGGCTGGGCAAGAGCCGAATACAGCACCCCGTCCTTGACGCTTTCTTGTCTTGTTTTGGACAGGATAAGAAGACTAAATGATCACTTAATCTGGCAGTAACATCgaagaaaacctggaaaaaagCAGACCTGGCGTTTGCACACCAGTTTTCTGGTTATCATTCTCTTGCTCCACTTTTCTGGGTCTTCAgtttctcccctctgctcctgtAAATACACAGTAGTCTCTTCGCTGGTGAACAAACCAGAGGCACTTGACCTCTGACTTCTTTCAGCTCttgccctttcttccttttcctctaaaGTTAACTCTGTTGAAATGACAGTCTGAAATATCTTTACTTATCTACCCACAGCATAGTTCCCTCTGCACTACAAGTGCTCTTCCCCAAGGCCACGTCCTCAGCGTCCTTATGGCGAAGGCCCACAGCACCCTCCAGTTCTTAGAGCGCACCTGCACACTCCCGCTGCTTCTCTCTTCCCGTGGCTCTCCCTAagttctctcctcctcctctgactACTCTTTTCTGTCCCCTTCGCTGGAGCATCTCTGGCCCCAAGCCAATCTACTTGTCCTTTAAGGCCCCATCCTTACTGCTTTGCTACTTtgcctttctcactctcttttcctGTTAATTAGTGATACTCATCGATACAAATGTCACAAACAGGATTATaacttttaaatctatattttcaCCTACTTTCCCAAAAGTCTACATGATATCATTCCATATtcatttaaacatatattaagtGCCTGTTCTGGCAGGCAATGTGCCAGGCAGGggatataaagaaaagtaagctCAATCCTGACAATTCAGTAAGCCCTGCACTAGTGGCTAGACAGACATTCAGAGAGACAAGGCAAATACAGTGTGAAATGCAATCATAAACAAATGAAGACTCTTTAGGATTTAGCCCAATGGAGAAATCTGAAGATTGGTAAAGGAGAGGAAAACCCAGGATCAAAAATACATGTGTTTACCTCTGCTGCCTTCAGAAAACCCACCAaaatgacagtgagatcatgaaaaaagcatatataaacCCACTAAAGTAATCTACAGAACAAGGTGGGGGAAATGATGCACACAtgtaccaaaaaaacaaaaaacatattctCCTACAGACAAGAGAAATTAATGCATGCATTAGAAATGATtgctgagcctgggtggctcagtggttaagcatccgactttggctcaagtcatgatctcacagtttgtgggtctgggccctgcgtcgggctctgtgctgacagctcagagcctggagcctgcttcagattctctgttttctctgtctgaacctcccccattcactctctgtctctcaaaaataaataaatgtgaaaaaaacattttttaaaaagattgctataagaaggaaggaaaactcaGAATGAGAAGGctcacagaaatttaaaaatagaaatacatttttcagagAAGGACTGACACAGTAAGTTTAAGGAAATCGTCATATCTCATGGCACTCTTCCCTTCAGCCAAGGCCATGCAGCCAAACACAGAGTCTTTGCACCTACTACTGTTCCCTATGCCCAGAATGTTCTCCCACACAGCCCATCACTTTGTGAGCTACTTGTTCAATATCCACCCTCTCTGATCACTCCCTCTAAAACAGAGCCTCTGtggggtgccaggtggctcagtcggttaagtgtccgaattaggctcaggttatgatcttaaggctcataagtttgagccccgagtcaggctctgtgctgacagctcagagcctggagcctgcttcagatcctgtgtctcccctctctctctgcccctccctgctcacgctctgtctctctctcaaaaaaaaaaataaacattaaataaatactggggagcctgggtggctcagtcggttgagcgtccgacttcggctcaggtcctgctctcgcggtctgtgagttcgagccccgtgttgggctctgtgctgacagctcagagcctggagcctgcttcggattctgtgtctccctctctctctgcccctcccccactcatgcttgctctctctctctctctctgtcaaaaataaacattaaaaaaaaactaaaaaaaacccaccgataaataaataaataaataaataaataaataaaacacagcttCTGTTACCTGATCTAGTTCCCCTATGCTGCTTGCTTTTTCCACATGGCCCTGGGACTCTAAGTCATtcattcccttctttcctccttcctttcctgtcccttctccctccctgctttaTTTCCTTACTAATTTTTCGTCTTCCCACTAGACTAATAAGCTCCATGGGGAAACCACCTGTCTTGTTTATTGCTATAACCACAGTGGTAGGGCCAGGGCCTAGTGctcacaaaatatttgttgaataaataggTCATTtacataagaataaataaaaatagcaatagtaATCAAATCCACAGAAATCTATATAGTAAAGGCACTTAAAGCTACCTTAAGGGATCATAAAATATCCAAAATTGTGCAGTATGTAGCATGAGCCCTACAAAATACATCTTTTGAACCAGTGATTCTTTAAAATCCTGTTCTAAAGAACAGAAAGCTAACTGGAAACCAGCAGCAATGTTCAGAAGATTCTATTTTTCCTATCAATATgttattttactgatttcttttattgctttataCTTGATAGCCATACACTATCCAGAGATCAAAAAATATGTGTCTatctctttaatttaaaaaatatattaagaagaaGTGGTAAATGCTTTCATATTGAGTAGAGAATAAAAGGgtgtaaaatgtgttttttttttttttcagaaaaagtgATAACATCTAACAGAGAAATTTCAGTTGTAATGGGGATTAGAAACCAGATAACAAAGACTAAATGCATTAAATGCTTAGAGGAGAAAGATCCGGATGCAGATTAAAAATATAGGAACAAGAAAGGGAATATGTAAGATGTGAGGTTACTAGTGAAAATAACAAGGCTAAAGTcaccttcatttgtttttaaatgaagactaTAAACACGTGTACAAGTACGCAAATCAACGTTAGTTTCCTTTAGAAAGGCTGACAAAGCTTTAAATGAATGAGGGAAAAGAAAGCTATGGATACAGGGTATGGCTGAAAGACTcaggaaacagaggaaagagaatataGAGACAGCCAGAAAGGGACTCGGAGTACAgatgaagacagaagaggaaataataattgctaacatttgCTGATGTTCAAGGCAATTAATAAGTGTTACGAATATAATAACTCATTTAAATCCTCATCCAGGATTCCCTCCCTTCCTGGTAAGGACTTTTGCAAGAGGATGAGCGACATGAGTAAGGTGGAGGCATTTGAGAGAATACACATTGGTGGTGGTGCAGCCTCTCCTAGAGACCCAGGGAGCTCCACTGTGATTTCTTCTGGGGGGGACACACTCAGGTAGCCAGTTCCCGCCACCCAGTACTCACCTGGAGAGAGGCACGCTGGAAGTTCTTTTGTCACCTGGCTCAGTTCCTCCAGTTCCAGCTGAGAACTCACATTTGGTTTGGAAAGCCGATGCCCTGCTCGGGAGGAGACACTAAATTTGGGTTCTGAATGGAGTAAACCATTCCCAGCACCTGTCCTTGTCCCTTCCCCCTCAGGCCTTCTGACGGCTCCATTTTCCAGCCCACATCCAAAGAGAACACCCTAAAACAGTGACCTATAACAGCAGGACTACAAGTGCAGATTCCTGAATTTCATTGGCTGTACAAGGTGTCAGGAGGTGGGGAAGGCTGTCAGCAGGGAGGTTTTGAGTTACGAGAAGAGGTCCTTACCCAGTGAAACCAAGTCCCtgtagttctccagcatcacTTTCCCATACAGATTCCCCTGAGCAGAATCTAGACGAAGCCACTCCTCCCAAGTGAAATCTGCAGACACATCCTTGAATGTCACTGACTCCTGAAACTATAAATTCATGCTCAAAGGATTATGCCAATAAAATCCCCCTGAGGGAAGTGCAAAAACAAGCAGCATTAGAAGGGACAGGATAAAGAGATCTGTGTGAGAAAAATGTATTATCTGCcaaaagaaactaaataaaaatgtgtattatcaTGAAATAATCAGAGATAAGTATAATATAGAAAATGCTTTGGCATTTAAGAACAGGAAGAGGAGGTATTAGGGAATAACCAGGAAACATACAGAAGGCTGCTCTAGATTACCACTGGAGAAAAGTAGGTGGTGTTCTGATCACCTCCCATTTACCCCACTAATGAAGGAGGGATCCTGCTCCTTAAACAGCACAAGATGAGTGAACACATGACACCCAGCACTGGATGGAAAAGACTGACAGCAATTTATCAGTAACTCAtagcctggggaaggaggaaatacCCACCATACAGGGCCACGCAGGGGCTGCACTTGTGAACCAGCAGGGGCTGTGGGAGACAGGCTGTGTAGTGACAAGAGGGTGAGGTGACCCTTGGTTACCGTGGGAAGATGCAGTTGGCTTGTTTGAACAGTTGCATGGGCTGGTAGGAGGTGAAACCCATTTAGGTTTCACTGGGAGGGAGGAGTGCACCTGGTCAGGCCGAGGGGAGAGCTAGCTGAGTAGGGTGCTTTTCCTGCTGGGTTGGGGCAAGGAGACCAAGGGAACTCACAGCTAGGTCTCTGGAGCCCCCATGAGGCTCAAAGTTGTCAAGGCAGCACATGGAATTTCAGGCTTTACAATATAGGCGGGAATCCCAGTTAATGGAGGGAAAACGTGTACAAATAGGGTACATCTAGAACATGGTTGAGAGGACCAATAAAACACCCAGCTTGACTTGGAAATGGCATTTCAAATTTATAAGCCCATTTCAGCCTAGTTCCCTAGCCCTTAGACTAGGAAGCAAAACGGGATAGGCATTCAGTATCTGTTGAATGAGTTCACATGATGGTTacttttatgtatcaacttgactgggctaaggtaTGCCCAGATAGCTAGTAAAGCATTATTTCCAGGTGTTTCTGTGAGGGCGCTCCCagtgaatcagtagactgagtaaagatcaGCCCTCAGCAATGTGGAAGGGCATCATCCAATTCACTGAGGgcccaaatagaacaaaaaggctaaGAGAGGACAAATTTGCTGGCTCTGCTCAAGCTGACACAGCCTCCTTCTCTGGCCTTCATACCTCTTGAGCCCTCAGACTTGGACCCGGACTTAGAGCATCAGTCCCCTGGACCTCAGGCCTCTGGGTTTGTAGTAGGACTACATACACCTTGACTCTCCTAGGCCTCCAGATTGCAGAGGGCAGACTGTGGGGACTCTAGCCACCCTAAGCGCCTGGGCCAATTCCTTATAACTTCtttctatatctatgtatatcctctgggttctgtttctttgaagaaCCCTGACTAACACAGCAGCACTAACATCCTGAGTTTTGCACTAACAGGTGTGTCTGACACCTCACCTCATTTAATCCATATGACAGCCTGTTAGACTGATAGCACTAAAGCCACCATTTTATGATGAGAAATCTGAGGATGAAAATAGTTAAATCACAtctccaagatcacacagctggggaCTCAAACCAAAGGCCATCTACATCTAACTCCTTGTGTTGTGAGAAGAGAAGGCAGCCAAGAAAAGAACCCTTGCAACCAACCCCCatcagagagagtgggggaagggggtgtgggaggagggattgagagggaaggagactcAGGTAGGAGGAAAGAGAGTTTCAGGGAGGAAGGAGTGGGTCAAACAGAATGATGACTGAAAAGAGAGCTGCTGGTTGGAAAATTAGCTAATTTCCACAGAGTGGTGAAGGCAGAAGTCAGCTTACAGTGGATGAAGCGCTAAATGGAAGATCAGGAATAAGAAGCAGCTAcatgaaattatttcaaacttctctgaaaaagatgaaagaagatGGTATGGAAAGAAGTAGGGACTAGATAATGGGAATAAAGCAGTGGACAAGGTGCTGTGCTGTGTAAGTGGGCAGAGGGCATAAAAGGCCCAGAGACCACAGATGGGACGGAACCGACGTCCAAAAAATTTGTGTGTTTTATATCCTGCTGGCTGTGAATCTCCAGAAAAAGTGTCAAAACAGAGGCAGAGTTCATTTGCTTTCTACCTCCTCATTTTCTCCTAATTAATGAatatatcaacattaaaaaaaatattaaaaaccactcACAAATATTGTCAAGAAATGTAAAGATAGCTACTAGTAGGATCTAATTACACGACAGAACTTCcattttatgaaaggaaaaaaaccaaccaaGAAAAATCATCAGTTTAACAAATGTCCTTAAGAAAGGACacaaaagaggtgcctgggtggctcagtcggttaagcgtccgacttcaggtcatgacctcatagttcatgagttcaagccccgcatgaggctctgtactggcagctcagagcctggagcctgcttcagcttctgtgtatgtctctctctgcccctcccccactcacgcttttttctctctctctctcaaagataaacaaatgttaaaaaaaaaaaggacacaagaaAGCATAATACACCTAGATaattaaataatcagaaaaagaCCTGATACTGTATAACAACATACGTAAATGAATTGACTTTCtctattaaaaagacaaaaactcttggggtacctgggtggctcagctggctaagtatctgattcttggttttggctcaggtcatgatctcatgattcatgggttcgagccttacatcaggctctgtaatgtgtcagcacagagcctgcttggaattctctctctctgcccctgtccagctcatgctctcttgtccttctgcctctcaaaataaataaataaatttaaaaaaatttttttaaaaagaaaaactctcaagTTGGTTTCAAATCTAGCACATACAAGAGATAGACctaaaatacaaagttaaaaaataattatgtaggGGGATAGAGACAAGATAcagcaaatgcaaataaaaagaaagcaaggagaaaagaaaaaagaagaaacagggagGAGAACATATAAATAGCAGATAAGATAGAATATATGTGGAAACAAAACATAAGCCCCTTCTTTGTAAAAGAAGGTAACATCAGAAATAGGACATTCTCTTTCCAAAAATTAATccacttttttttcaataaattgtcTTGTTAGCTGAATATATTGGACAAAATTAGAAGCTCAGATTCAGACACCTATGGGCTATGGGTCTTCCCCACTTCCCTGTATTCTTGTCACCCGAAGAGCAGAGCTCCCAAGTTGCCACAGAGCTTGTCTTTACTACAAAACACTCTGGATCCCTGAACTATAAAAGGACTCATGAAGACTGATTTAGATAAGTACAAAAGAGCATTTTAAAAGGCCAAAGTGAAACTTAATtatattattcataaaatatatttgttgttaaTCTCTGTCGtccataaaatatatttgctgcTAATCCCTTCAgatgtttttccctttctcctttccactcCATATAGGTCTTTTTCTTCCCCAGCATGTTAAAAGCACAGGGTATCTCATGGTGTTTGAAATAAGCAGATTCATGGGTTTATCTCATTCATGAAAAAGCTTTCTTAAACCTAAAAACACAGGCTTTTTGATCTTGTTATTCTTTGAAAACGTTAAGAATCAAATGGAATGAATAgggatattttaaatgataaaagtataatttataaagaaagtATGATAGTGAAGTTTGAGTCACAACAGCTACGAAATGTTTTCAGATATAATTCTTAGcaatccaacttaaaaaaaaccacaatcaTGGTTAAATCTCAAtcacaatagcaacaacaacaaaaaatgaaccTTAGAATATACTTAATAGGAGTATGTAAGATCCTTGTGATCAACCTTAACAAAAGCCATAATGAAGGGTCTGAATAAAACGAAGGGTAGTATTTTTATTCAataggaagaataaacattgtaaaaGATGGTAGTCTTCCTCAAATTGATATAGATTTAGTGGAATTCGAATCAGAattgcatattttttaagttactgttGGAACTTGGTGATAATAAATTTCAACTATAAAGGTAAATGCAAATGAATAGTCCAAtaaccagaatttttaaaagaaaatcaaggggGGGGATTTGcttcaacaaaataaattataaacaaataaaatactgtgGTACTATAACCGAGAGCGatagaacagagtccagaaaaaCCTGTATGTgtatacagacacatacatatactttttataacatatgtataaataGAATATACATTAAAGGTAGGATTTCAAATCTATGGAGAATAAGTACATTATTGAGTAGATTACATCAGTCTGAATACCAGCTCCTCAGAGGTGCCACTCCGGCTCTGCCTAGCTAAAACTGACATCACACTCCACCATGCCGCCCTGCTGGGTGGCCACCACAGCACCTAACAGTGTCCTCAgtgattatttcttcttcattgctGTGCCCAGACAGGATCTAGGAGAAAGGGACCCATCCTGACTCATTCACTGCTCTCTTCGGAGCGTAACCACATAACATGTGGTAGGCGGGTGCTCAATCCCTGTTTAGCAAATGGATGATGAAATGCTTCACCACATCTTTAAATGAAGTTGgactaggagcacctgggtggctcggtcggttaagtgtctgactttagctcaggtcatgacctcacagctcttgagttcaagctccatctcaggctctgcgctgacagctcagagcctggagcctacttcggattctgtgtctccctctctctccgccccttccctgcttgtgctctctctctctctctctcaaaaataaataaaacattaaaaaaaaatttaaatgaagttgGACTACAATCTCTCATTATatacaataaattccatatagcCCAAGGATGTAAATTTAACATGATAAAACTAATCGAAAATGTagaagaatatttatataatcttaGGATACAGAAAGCCTATCAGAGCCGGATTCCAaagccaaaaaaaggaaaaggaaagttaaCTGCataaaacttccaaaactgaTTTCTGGCAGAAGATGTTATAaacagatataaaagaaaaatgacagggaATAAATAATATTGGTGATTTATGGCAAAGGATTAGTATCCACATTACATAAGAGGCTTCTTTTATACATAAACCACCCAGTATAAAACTGGACAAAGGATGTAAATAGGTATTTAAAAGGCCAGAAGAATGCTTAGTTTTGAGGGCTTGAGAcctgtaattatatattatagccttaagaattttttttacaacTACATGCCTAGTATTTATGTTcagaaaaagaagattaaatttatttttaagtttattttgagagagagagagggcatgcatgcacaagcaggggaggggcagagagagagggagagagagaattgcaagcaggctgtgtactgtcagcacagagcccaatgcagggcttgaaccaccaaccgtgaggtcatggcctgggccaaaaccaagagtcggacgcttaaccgactgagccacccaggtgccccaataagataaaatttaaggGCAAATATGAATCATATCTGTGCGATTCACAGTCACATCTCTGGACAATAGGGGAAAGACGCACTGATGTGTCCCAACTCCAAGTGTCATGGTCATCCAAGACAAAGACTGAGGAGCTGTTCCAGGATAAGGGAGGCTAAGGAGATGTTGCAGCTGAATCCCATTTGTAATATAGATTGGTTCTGGACCAGACAAAGGACATTTGTGGCAAAATATGTGTAAGGTTAGCAGATTAGCTAATAGCACTGTATCCATGTAAATCTCCTCATTCAGTACTTGTATTTTGGTTACATAAAACGAGCTTGTTTCTAGGAAACACCTACTGAAATATTCAGAAATCAAACCAGTGATTGCCTGGCATAGGGGATGTAGACTGGATGGTGGTGACAAcactttctgaggtgatgaaaatgttgtcTAGCTTGTTTGGGGCAGTGATTATGTTGGTGCACAAGTTTGTCAAAACTCAATGAATTTATATGCTTAAAATGGgttgttttatataaattatacctgggaaaaaagctgattttaaaacactgttttaacTAAATAGAATCAAGGCTACTGACAAACAAATCACAACCTTCATCAACCAAAATCTTCTGAACACTCCCCCTTTAAACCTTCTTTTCCAGAAATTCTGTCTTTCTCCTGCCTATATTTTGGTGTGT from Panthera uncia isolate 11264 chromosome A1 unlocalized genomic scaffold, Puncia_PCG_1.0 HiC_scaffold_17, whole genome shotgun sequence carries:
- the LOC125935375 gene encoding KRAB domain-containing protein 4-like; translated protein: MASRPLPLGTQFQESVTFKDVSADFTWEEWLRLDSAQGNLYGKVMLENYRDLVSLAGHRLSKPNVSSQLELEELSQVTKELPACLSPGLLFSRFSSMLLPD